In a genomic window of Melitaea cinxia chromosome 2, ilMelCinx1.1, whole genome shotgun sequence:
- the LOC123661244 gene encoding uncharacterized protein LOC123661244 isoform X1: MSDKQIKHLIKKRAIIKGKLTGFSSYLKSLANSKQTDELQTQIELQLRLDRIESLYDDFDAFQSELDELSDMPEDEAREREAFYSQYYSLVSAGRALIQSHSKLSPPAQDTVSPVCSEVHSHRRKQKTKWMQSQETLKEGALVVIKDKSSQPIMWLLGRILRVLPGEDGVARVADIRTRKGVIRRAFNMICPLPTVNIEEDSSTRGVCMSTCAPDDRVGRGRREGAGSAGDDASAAPTY; this comes from the exons ATGagtgataaacaaataaaacatttgattaAGAAGCGAGCCATAATTAAGGGAAAGCTTACTGGCTTTAGTAGTTATTTGAAATCGCTTGCAAATAGCAAACAAACTGATGAATTACAAACACAAATAGAACTTCAATTGCGTTTGGATAGAATTGAGAGCTTATACGATGATTTCGATGCTTTTCAGAGTGAGCTGGATGAGTTGTCGGATATGCCTGAGGACGAGGCAAGAGAGCGTGAGGCCTTCTATTCCCAGTACTACTCTCTCGTGTCTGCCGGTCGTGCCTTGATCCAGAGTCATAGCAAGCTGTCGCCCCCTGCGCAGGACACTGTGTCACCGGTTTGCTCTGAAGTACATTCACACAGACGTAAG CAGAAAACAAAGTGGATGCAATCGCAGGAGACGTTGAAGGAGGGTGCCTTGGTTGTGATAAAGGACAAGTCCAGTCAACCAATCATGTGGTTGCTGGGGCGAATTCTTCGAGTGCTTCCGGGTGAAGATGGAGTTGCAAGGGTGGCAGACATTCGCACCAGGAAGGGCGTAATCAGACGGGCCTTCAATATGATTTGTCCCCTGCCGACTGTAAATATTGAAGAAGACTCTTCAACGCGGGGAGTATGTATGAGTACGTGCGCGCCTGATGATCGCGTAGGGCGCGGGCGACGCGAAGGGGCGGGGAGTGCCGGCGACGATGCGAGCGCAGCGCCGACGTATTAA
- the LOC123661244 gene encoding uncharacterized protein LOC123661244 isoform X4, protein MSDKQIKHLIKKRAIIKGKLTGFSSYLKSLANSKQTDELQTQIELQLRLDRIESLYDDFDAFQSELDELSDMPEDEAREREAFYSQYYSLVSAGRALIQSHSKLSPPAQDTVSPVCSEVHSHRPENKVDAIAGDVEGGCLGCDKGQVQSTNHVVAGANSSSASG, encoded by the exons ATGagtgataaacaaataaaacatttgattaAGAAGCGAGCCATAATTAAGGGAAAGCTTACTGGCTTTAGTAGTTATTTGAAATCGCTTGCAAATAGCAAACAAACTGATGAATTACAAACACAAATAGAACTTCAATTGCGTTTGGATAGAATTGAGAGCTTATACGATGATTTCGATGCTTTTCAGAGTGAGCTGGATGAGTTGTCGGATATGCCTGAGGACGAGGCAAGAGAGCGTGAGGCCTTCTATTCCCAGTACTACTCTCTCGTGTCTGCCGGTCGTGCCTTGATCCAGAGTCATAGCAAGCTGTCGCCCCCTGCGCAGGACACTGTGTCACCGGTTTGCTCTGAAGTACATTCACACAGAC CAGAAAACAAAGTGGATGCAATCGCAGGAGACGTTGAAGGAGGGTGCCTTGGTTGTGATAAAGGACAAGTCCAGTCAACCAATCATGTGGTTGCTGGGGCGAATTCTTCGAGTGCTTCCGGGTGA
- the LOC123661244 gene encoding uncharacterized protein LOC123661244 isoform X2, with translation MSDKQIKHLIKKRAIIKGKLTGFSSYLKSLANSKQTDELQTQIELQLRLDRIESLYDDFDAFQSELDELSDMPEDEAREREAFYSQYYSLVSAGRALIQSHSKLSPPAQDTVSPVCSEVHSHRRKKTKWMQSQETLKEGALVVIKDKSSQPIMWLLGRILRVLPGEDGVARVADIRTRKGVIRRAFNMICPLPTVNIEEDSSTRGVCMSTCAPDDRVGRGRREGAGSAGDDASAAPTY, from the exons ATGagtgataaacaaataaaacatttgattaAGAAGCGAGCCATAATTAAGGGAAAGCTTACTGGCTTTAGTAGTTATTTGAAATCGCTTGCAAATAGCAAACAAACTGATGAATTACAAACACAAATAGAACTTCAATTGCGTTTGGATAGAATTGAGAGCTTATACGATGATTTCGATGCTTTTCAGAGTGAGCTGGATGAGTTGTCGGATATGCCTGAGGACGAGGCAAGAGAGCGTGAGGCCTTCTATTCCCAGTACTACTCTCTCGTGTCTGCCGGTCGTGCCTTGATCCAGAGTCATAGCAAGCTGTCGCCCCCTGCGCAGGACACTGTGTCACCGGTTTGCTCTGAAGTACATTCACACAGACGTAAG AAAACAAAGTGGATGCAATCGCAGGAGACGTTGAAGGAGGGTGCCTTGGTTGTGATAAAGGACAAGTCCAGTCAACCAATCATGTGGTTGCTGGGGCGAATTCTTCGAGTGCTTCCGGGTGAAGATGGAGTTGCAAGGGTGGCAGACATTCGCACCAGGAAGGGCGTAATCAGACGGGCCTTCAATATGATTTGTCCCCTGCCGACTGTAAATATTGAAGAAGACTCTTCAACGCGGGGAGTATGTATGAGTACGTGCGCGCCTGATGATCGCGTAGGGCGCGGGCGACGCGAAGGGGCGGGGAGTGCCGGCGACGATGCGAGCGCAGCGCCGACGTATTAA
- the LOC123661244 gene encoding uncharacterized protein LOC123661244 isoform X3 codes for MPEDEAREREAFYSQYYSLVSAGRALIQSHSKLSPPAQDTVSPVCSEVHSHRRKQKTKWMQSQETLKEGALVVIKDKSSQPIMWLLGRILRVLPGEDGVARVADIRTRKGVIRRAFNMICPLPTVNIEEDSSTRGVCMSTCAPDDRVGRGRREGAGSAGDDASAAPTY; via the exons ATGCCTGAGGACGAGGCAAGAGAGCGTGAGGCCTTCTATTCCCAGTACTACTCTCTCGTGTCTGCCGGTCGTGCCTTGATCCAGAGTCATAGCAAGCTGTCGCCCCCTGCGCAGGACACTGTGTCACCGGTTTGCTCTGAAGTACATTCACACAGACGTAAG CAGAAAACAAAGTGGATGCAATCGCAGGAGACGTTGAAGGAGGGTGCCTTGGTTGTGATAAAGGACAAGTCCAGTCAACCAATCATGTGGTTGCTGGGGCGAATTCTTCGAGTGCTTCCGGGTGAAGATGGAGTTGCAAGGGTGGCAGACATTCGCACCAGGAAGGGCGTAATCAGACGGGCCTTCAATATGATTTGTCCCCTGCCGACTGTAAATATTGAAGAAGACTCTTCAACGCGGGGAGTATGTATGAGTACGTGCGCGCCTGATGATCGCGTAGGGCGCGGGCGACGCGAAGGGGCGGGGAGTGCCGGCGACGATGCGAGCGCAGCGCCGACGTATTAA
- the LOC123662488 gene encoding uncharacterized protein LOC123662488, with protein MCASDFCNRHEDDEDDYWEVDNYRSRRTDAISRRVYSALIMKLIDIAKDLPRNSSATSRIDTAHRYYMSVESTDMHDQMADVQVFHACARLYDIMYTTPRIMSELGNMDDLTPRILVKKLKDLEIKPVHLGVALLIQFHLRNTINFAIRSKTLEVLSTKPQMVGPQVIDMLKSLASRLLPIAELLDIHLAHSSPAFKDTCPSTWLGIVNNKQP; from the exons atgtgTGCAAGTGATTTTTGTAATCGCCACGAAGATGATGAAGATGACTACTG GGAAGTTGATAATTACCGCTCGCGGCGCACCGACGCCATCAGCCGACGCGTCTACTCCGCCCTCATCATGAAACTCATTGACATCGCTAAG GACCTGCCACGAAACTCAAGCGCAACAAGTCGCATCGACACGGCGCATCGGTACTACATGTCTGTCGAGAGCACCGACATGCACGACCAGATGGCAGACGTGCAGGTCTTCCACGCGTGCGCCAGGCTTTATGATATTATGTACACT ACTCCTAGAATCATGTCCGAGTTGGGAAACATGGACGACTTGACACCTCGCATCTTAGTCAAGAAACTCAAGGACTTGGAAATAAAACCGGTGCATCTCGGAGTCGCACTATTAATTCAA TTTCATCTCCGGAACACAATAAACTTTGCAATTCGTTCTAAAACATTAGAAGTGTTGTCTACGAAGCCTCAGATGGTCGGCCCTCAAGTTATCGACATGCTAAAGTCGCTGGCATCCAGACTTCTGCCTATTGCTGAGCTGTTAGATATCCACCTAGCTCATTCAAGCCCTGCTTTTAAAGACACTTGTCCTTCTACTTGGCTTGGTATTGTCAATAATAAACAACCTTGA